The following are encoded together in the Callithrix jacchus isolate 240 chromosome 19, calJac240_pri, whole genome shotgun sequence genome:
- the LOC128930196 gene encoding uncharacterized protein LOC128930196 → MKLLCLYTGLGVCPNFLSLTSLNFCRTSPVQGTQCDDRLCAFSAWVHDLLISPHLLPGLTPGRRLRTWGKCLMWSPPAEKGPGVKEEALFWFLMTQPPIARAEPGHRARLQEGLAHGFTLRSEPRSGVHKRLLGKRRSATR, encoded by the exons ATGAAACTTCTGTGCCTCTACACAGGCCTGGGAGTCTGTCCCAATTTCCTGTCTCTAACCTCACT aAATTTCTGCAGGACGTCACCTGTGCAAGGTACACAGTGTGATGACAGGCTCTGTGCTTTTTCTGCTTGGGTCCAT GATTTGCTCATCTCTCCCCACCTGCTCCCGGGGCTCACGCCTGGAAGAAGGCTTAGGACATGGGGGAAATGTCTAATGTGGAGCCCACCTGCTGAGAAAGGACCCGGTGTGAAGGAAGAAGCCTTGTTCTGGTTCCTGATGACCCAGCCACCCATCGCCAGAGCTGAGCCTGGCCACAGGGCCCGCCTGCAGGAAGGGTTGGCTCATGGCTTCACGCTGCGCTCAGAGCCCAGG AGCGGTGTGCATAAAAGGCTTTTGGGGAAGAGGAGAAGTGCCACTCGGTGA